The window GCCGGCTCGCCGAGCTGCTCGCCATCGACATGTCGGTGACCAGCCGGCACGTGGCGCACGTGGCCGAGTACGGCTGGATCGACCGGTCCCCCGACCCGGCCGACAAGCGCTCGCGCATCCTGCGGCTCACCCCCGCCGGCCGGGACATGCTCGCCGAGCTCTCCGAGCGCTACATGAACGCGCTCGCCCACTACCTGGCGGACTGGTCGGACGACGAGGTCGACCAGCTGGGCGCCCTGCTCGGACGGCTGCGCGCCAGCTTCGGCGACTGCCGGCCCGCCGCACCCCCCGCCGAACAGACCACCCGTACACCCGTATGACGCACCACAAGAAAAGGAAGCCCATGGCTACGACCACACCAGCCGGTGTGCGGGGCTCA of the Streptomyces aurantiacus genome contains:
- a CDS encoding MarR family winged helix-turn-helix transcriptional regulator, with the protein product MAARRQYEELAQQLSAIGAVKRGLGRVLPHECPAGSAAVLTLLDRHGEMRMSRLAELLAIDMSVTSRHVAHVAEYGWIDRSPDPADKRSRILRLTPAGRDMLAELSERYMNALAHYLADWSDDEVDQLGALLGRLRASFGDCRPAAPPAEQTTRTPV